In Triticum aestivum cultivar Chinese Spring chromosome 5B, IWGSC CS RefSeq v2.1, whole genome shotgun sequence, the following proteins share a genomic window:
- the LOC123112729 gene encoding uncharacterized protein, producing MPMPAPYHTAATQGRAMLHSMAPLHAAAAAAAQHAAVGAAPGRDAAPKKSSGSVPAGRDTRRAFLNGVVIAAAGAGALLGHVDAAPAASKRRAPPPPTEEKEKKDPNLSGVQAKVLASRKRKEAMKEAVAKLREKGKEPADAASTVTGIKPRSTGAVVE from the exons ATGCCAATGCCTGCACCATACCATACAGCAGCAACTCAGGGCAGAGCAATGCTCCATTCCATGGCGcccctccacgccgccgccgccgccgccgcgcagcacGCAGCCGTCGGCGCGGCTCCGGGCAGAGATGCTGCCCCGAAGAAGAGCAGCGGCAGCGTTCCAGCCGGACGCGACACCAGGAG GGCGTTCCTGAACGGCGTGGTGATCGCCGCTGCCGGCGCCGGCGCGCTGCTGGGCCACGTGGACGCGGCGCCGGCGGCCTCCAAGAggcgggccccgccgccgccgacggaggagaaggagaagaaggacccCAACCTCAGCGGCGTGCAGGCCAAGGTGTTGGCCAGCAGGAAGCGGAAGGAGGCCATGAAGGAAGCCGTGGCCAAGCTGCGGGAGAAGGGGAAGGAGCCCGCGGACGCCGCCAGCACCGTAACCGGAATAAAGCCCAGATCGACAGGGGCCGTTGTAGAGTGA
- the LOC123114914 gene encoding disease resistance protein RPM1, with translation MVVSFSRAALRRGGRVRTADNTHCRVYYVGQHDLACLLHLPTDPISPGPLGIYSSTTHQATTIVVVTSSELTTTSIQQQHHQHHRQHLASLVAHIASTARTNYLAQRVVDREMEATAVSLTRTVLDGVLGSAGTAMADEAALLLGVRREVGFIRSELQMMQSFLRVQSSATRWGAGGGGCRDTVRTCVKQVRDLACDLEDCLLDFTLHASRSRWLRWGPGLVARHRLAGRIRGLKATVVELNQRNKRYNVFAAASHHGVTPGEEHHGHADDDYPRAQLAPGNERQDIERAGEMDELVRLVNKMGDAWVVSVWGMGGMGKSSLVRMLYNDMALIDGFDGRAWVTVPHPLESADEVERRLRKQLGVAPDRSVRAWLVENRCLVVVDDVSSHEEWELISRCLPANGPTGSRVVVTTRRDDVARQCAGDVRENVYELKPLEDEEARKLFCQKVYKDAGYKLMDDMMEQASRILERCRGLPLAIATIGGLLANRPKTSREWMDLRKHLGSELESDRDIKRVITSSYDGLPYHLKCCFLYLSIFPENHEIRLTRLLRRWIAEGYITKPRDMSVEELGRRYYNELISRSMIQPSEKARASMAVERCRVHGVVLQIILSQSIEENQLFIMDKHCNEAPQSNIRHLVVTRWKKNEKMASLNLSQVRSLTIFGRCPVSLISSKLHLLRVLDLEDTLELENDDLKHIGELHHLRYLGLRKTNISSLPSSLENLRFLETLDVQDTKVTQLPFGITKLEKLCHLVGGVNFAKDLAGKTKRNKETGKCNGDPFETFADLVTGCYGYKQVEPSCSCCACEFSVTAPERIEKLRNLQVLGVVHIARGSKVARNLGELTSLRRLGVEVDATEEVGKDLCGSISRLVRLERLEVRSRSLEFLKEAEKAEEMPPKHLLSLRLCGRLGNLPGWMDRLNDLAKVKLIQTQLKQVDIEVMGKLRNLTLLALWEESFAEKTLCFGEGTFPKLKLLYIEGMENIVTIQIKDGALPVLEKLEVKKCVNLDDSKEGLSLVLVLQNLNELVLTSCGDKPKLEKELQKQISGFKKRPKFITGRSIVSRS, from the exons ATGGTCGTCTCCTTCTCGCGCGCTGCTCTTCGGCGTGGAGGACGCGTGCGGACTGCGGATAACACGCACTGCCGTGTCTACTACGTCGGCCAG CATGACTTGGCTTGCCTTCTCCACCTACCTACCGATCCTATCTCCCCCGGCCCGCTGGGTATATATAGTAGTACTACCCACCAGGCCACCACCATCGTCGTCGTCACCAGCTCAGAGCTCACCACCACCAGCATCCAGCAgcagcatcaccagcaccaccggcAGCATTTAGCTAGCTTAGTAGCGCACATCGCGAGCACAGCGAGAACTAACTATCTCGCACAGAGAGTGGTCGATCGAGAGATGGAGGCGACGGCGGTGAGCCTGACCCGCACGGTCCTGGACGGGGTGCTGGGCAGCGCGGGCACGGCGATGGCCGACGAGGCGGCGCTGCTGCTGGGCGTCCGGAGGGAGGTGGGCTTCATCCGCAGCGAGCTgcagatgatgcagtccttcctgcGGGTGCAGTCCTCCGCCACGCGctggggcgccggcggcgggggctGCAGGGACACGGTGCGGACTTGCGTCAAGCAGGTGCGCGACCTCGCCTGCGACCTGGAGGACTGCCTCCTCGACTTCACCCTGCACGCCTCCCGCTCGCGCTGGCTGCGCTGGGGCCCCGGCCTCGTCGCCCGCCACCGCCTCGCCGGCCGGATCCGGGGCCTCAAGGCCACCGTCGTGGAGCTCAACCAGCGCAACAAGCGGTATAACGTCTtcgccgccgccagccaccacgGCGTCACGCCGGGGGAGGAGCACCACGGGCACGCCGACGACGACTACCCGCGCGCCCAGCTCGCGCCCGGGAACGAGCGGCAGGACATCGAGCGGGCCGGCGAGATGGACGAGCTGGTCAGACTGGTCAACAAGATGGGCGACGCGTGGGTGGTGTCGGTGTGGGGCATGGGCGGGATGGGGAAGTCGTCGCTGGTGAGGATGCTGTACAACGACATGGCCCTCATCGACGGCTTCGACGGCCGCGCCTGGGTCACCGTGCCGCACCCGCTGGAGAGCGCCGATGAGGTGGAGCGCCGGCTCAGGAAGCAGCTCGGCGTGGCGCCCGACCGCTCCGTCCGGGCGTGGCTGGTGGAGAACCGGTGCCTCGTCGTGGTGGACGACGTGTCCTCGCACGAGGAGTGGGAGCTCATATCACGGTGCCTCCCCGCGAACGGCCCGACGGGCAGCCGGGTCGTGGTGACCACGCGGCGAGACGACGTTGCCCGGCAGTGCGCGGGGGACGTGCGGGAGAACGTGTACGAGCTCAAGCCTCTCGAAGATGAGGAGGCCCGAAAACTGTTCTGTCAAAAG GTTTACAAGGATGCTGGATATAAGTTGATGGATGATATGATGGAGCAAGCCAGTCGTATCTTAGAGCGGTGTCGGGGCCTTCCACTTGCTATAGCCACCATAGGAGGTTTATTGGCTAACAGGCCCAAAACAAGCAGGGAATGGATGGATCTGCGAAAGCATCTTGGGTCAGAGCTAGAGTCAGACCGAGATATCAAAAGAGTTATCACCTCAAGCTATGATGGGCTGCCATATCATCTCAAGTGTTGCTTCTTATACCTGAGTATCTTCCCTGAGAACCATGAGATTAGGCTTACACGCTTattgcggcggtggatagcagaaGGCTATATAACAAAGCCACGTGACATGAGCGTCGAGGAGCTTGGACGGAGGTACTACAATGAGCTCATCAGTAGAAGTATGATCCAGCCTTCGGAGAAGGCCAGGGCTAGCATGGCGGTTGAACGTTGTCGTGTTCATGGCGTGGTGCTCCAAATAATATTGTCCCAGTCTATTGAGGAGAACCAACTCTTCATCATGGATAAGCACTGCAATGAGGCTCCACAAAGTAACATACGCCACTTGGTAGTGACAAGATGGAAGAAAAATGAGAAGATGGCAAGCCTAAACTTGTCTCAGGTACGCTCATTGACAATCTTTGGGAGGTGCCCTGTGTCCCTCATCTCCTCCAAATTGCACTTGTTGAGAGTTCTTGACTTGGAAGATACACTTGAGCTGGAAAATGATGATCTCAAGCACATCGGGGAGCTGCACCATTTGAGGTACCTTGGTCTGCGAAAGACAAACATTTCAAGCCTTCCTTCCTCTCTGGAGAACCTCAGGTTCCTAGAGACATTAGATGTTCAAGACACAAAGGTGACACAACTCCCATTTGGTATCACCAAGCTGGAGAAACTATGTCACCTTGTTGGTGGTGTCAACTTTGCCAAAGACTTGGCAGGGAAGACGAAGAGAAACAAGGAAACGGGCAAATGTAATGGTGACCCCTTTGAAACATTTGCAGATTTGGTTACCGGGTGCTATGGTTACAAGCAGGTTGAGCCTTCATGCTCATGTTGCGCATGTGAGTTTAGTGTAACAGCCCCCGAGAGAATCGAGAAGCTAAGGAACCTACAAGTGCTAGGGGTGGTGCACATTGCGCGTGGAAGCAAGGTGGCAAGGAACTTGGGGGAGCTGACTAGCTTGCGCAGATTAGGAGTGGAAGTAGATGCGACCGAGGAAGTAGGGAAGGACTTATGCGGCTCAATATCAAGGCTTGTTCGTCTTGAACGGCTTGAAGTGCGCTCTAGGTCGCTTGAATTTCTGAAGGAAGCAGAGAAAGCAGAGGAAATGCCACCAAAGCATCTCCTATCACTGCGCCTGTGTGGCCGTTTGGGCAACCTCCCTGGCTGGATGGATCGTCTCAACGATCTGGCCAAGGTAAAGCTGATTCAGACACAATTGAAGCAGGTTGACATCGAGGTGATGGGGAAGCTGCGCAACCTTACTCTTCTTGCACTCTGGGAGGAGTCCTTCGCCGAGAAGACGTTATGTTTTGGAGAAGGTACATTTCCGAAGCTCAAACTGCTTTACATTGAAGGGATGGAGAACATCGTGACCATACAAATCAAGGATGGTGCATTGCCTGTGCTCGAGAAACTTGAAGTGAAGAAATGCGTTAACTTGGACGACAGTAAGGAGGGCTTGTCCCTTGTGCTGGTCCTCCAAAACCTGAATGAACTTGTCCTGACAAGTTGCGGTGACAAACCGAAGCTGGAGAAGGAACTTCAAAAGCAGATTAGTGGATTCAAGAAGCGCCCAAAGTTTATTACTGGCAGGTCCATTGTATCTAGGAGCTAG